The Sorangiineae bacterium MSr11954 DNA segment CCTACGTCTCGAAGACGAGGTGCTCGCAGCCCTCAGCGCCGACGAGCGCGCCCAACTCCGCAAACTGCTCGCCAAGGCGCTAGCCGTCCCGCCCTTGTGACGGGGTGTCCGCTGGCGAAAGTACGCGCAGCCCCCAGCACCGAGGAGCGCACCCAGCTCCGCAAGCTTCTCGCAAGGCACTGGCCGTTCCGCCCTTGTGACGGGGCGTCCGCTGGCGAAAGTACGCGCAGCCCTCAGCGCCGACGAGCGCGCCCAGCTCCGCAAACTGCTCGCCAAGGCGCTAGCCGTCCCGCCTTGTGACGGGGCGTCCGCTGGCGAAAGTACGCGCAGCCCTCAGCGCCGACGGAGCGCGCCCAGCTCCGCAAACTGCTCGCCAAGGCGCTAGCCGTCCCGCCCTTGTGACGGGGCGTCCGCTGGCGCAGGTACGCGCAGTCCTCAGCGCCGACGAGCGCGCCCAACTCCGCAAACTGCTCGCCAAGGCGCTAGCCGTCCCGCCCTTGTGACGGGGGCGTCCGCTGGCGCAGGTACGCGCAGCCCCCAGCACCGAGCGCGCCCAGCTCCGCAAGCTTCAGGCGTTTGCCGTCCCGCCCTTGTGACGGGGCGTCCGCTGGCGCAGGCGCACGCATCCTTGCGATGCGGCAGTGCGCGACTCAGGCGCCGTTGCGGATGGCGTTGATGGCTTGCAGGAGACCGCGCGGAGTTGCGCGGAGAGCCACATAGACGTGGTCGGAGTCGGCTTCGACTTTGCGCACGCCGATGAGCGGCGAGATGATCGAGAGCGCCTTGCGAAAGGCGCTGCTCGCGGCCAGCTTGGGGACCTTCATCAGATCGAGCACGATGCGATCGCCTTCGGCTTCCACCAGCGCGTCGGGTTTCTTGGGCGCGAAGCCCACCAGGTTCGCCGGCTTCGAGAGATCGAGCGCGCCCGACTTGATCAAGGTGGCGACGGGGGAGTCGCTCTCTTCGAGCAGATCGAGCTTCATGTTGCTCAATCGGATCCCTACGCGAACGGCGTCGGCGCGGATGCTCACGTCGTCGACCATCACCGACGTGGTGGCGCGCAGCGCGGTGCCCATCACGTCGATGGTGGCGGAGAAGCGCAGATCGGGCGGCGACGTGCTCAACTCGATATCCTTCGGGAGCTTTCGGCCCTTGATCTGCGACGTGAAATATCGGAGTGCAGCCACCGGGACGCCGAAGCGCAGGCCCGCGGCATTGCGCGCGGCCCGAACGACTTCGTCTGGATTGCGGCGAATATAGTCGAAAGTGGCTTGTGCCAGCTCGCGGGGCTTTAGCATGTGTGCCGTAACTCTAGCACCAATGCAGTGAGAACCGCACGGGACCGGGTTGCACCGCAAATGCTGGCCGCGGATGCTTCAAATTGGCGCGAATCCGCGCCGTCCCTGGACGGTTCATGACGGCCTCCGTGCCCGCACCGCTCACCCTTTGACGATCGCGTCCCAATGATCGGCGATCTCTTGCGCCGACCAGATCCCGCCGTCGCCGTCTTTGAAGCGACCCGCGGTCTCCACCACCTTGAAGGCGTACATGCGGGCGCCGGCCACCGCCAGCACGTAGCCCGTACGATCGCCGCATAGATCGCTCGCCAGAAAGAGCGCGGCCGGCGCGATGTGGTCGGCGGTCATCGTGTCCACGCCCTGGAACATCGGCAGATCTTCGGTCATGCGCGTCTTGGCGATGGGCGCCAGCGCGTTGACCGTGATGCGCTGCTTTTGGAGCTCGATCGACATCGTGCGCGTCAGGCCGTAGATGCCGGCCTTGGCGGCGGCGTAGTTGGCCTGGCCGAAGTTGCCGAGCATCCCGCTCACGCTGGTGGTGTTGACGATGCGCCCGCCCTCGCCCTGCGCGACGGCTTGTTTCGCGAAGGCTTGCGAGACCAGGAACGACCCTTTCAAGTGCACCGAGACGACCGAGTCCCACATGGCCTCGTCCATCTTGAGGAACGTCTTGTCCCGCAGAATGCCGGCGTTGTTGACGAGGATGTCGGCGCGGCCGAAGGCCTCCACCGCCGCGCGCACCAGGCTCTGGGCGCCGCTCGCCTCGGTGACCGATTCGGTGTGCGCCACCGCCTTGCCGCCGGCGTGCTCGATCTCTTGCGCGACCAGGGCCGCGGCGCCGCTGTCTTCTCCGGAGCCATCGCGGGCTCCGCCGACGTCGTTGACCACCACCTTCGCCCCTTCGTGCGCAAAGAGAAGAGCGTGCGCCCGCCCGATGCCGCCGCCCGCACCCGTGATGATCGCGACCTTGCCGTCCAGAAGACCCATGAGAAAGCTCCTTGCTGCGAGTACCCTGCTGCTCGCCCCATAACGTACAATGCATCCCCATGATGCCGCGATGGGGCCGTTCGCTTCCAATCTTCGTCTTCACGAGCTCGCTCGGGCTCGCGCTCCTTCCCGCCGCCGCCGGCTGCGACAAAACCAACCCCGATGACTTCCAGCCACCGGTTCGCGATGCACAGGCCCGCGACACCGGCAGCGACGCGGGCGAGGTCGGGCCCGAAGAGGTGACCTTCCCGCAAGGCTTCCTCTGGGGCTCGGCCACGTCGGCCTTTCAGACCGAAAAGGGCATCGCGCACGCCGATTGGTCCAAGTGGGTGACCCAGGACCCGCCCAAGATCAAGCGCGGCGAAAAGCCCGATGTGGGCGGCCCCGACTCGCTCAACCACATCGACGACGACGTCCGCGCCCTCAAGGAGAGCGGTCAGAACGCCTACCGCTTCTCGATCGAGTGGGCCCGCATCTACCCCACCCGCGAATCGTTCGACAAAGACCTGCCCGATGGCAACGCCCTCGCCGTCTACGATGGCCTGCTCACCAAGCTGCGCGCCGCGGGCATCACGCCGCTGGTCACCTTGGTCCATTTTTCCCTCCCCGACTACCTCGCCACCGCGGGCCAGACGGGATGGGAGGATCCGTCCGCCGTTGCCCTGTTTACCACGTACGCCGAGCGCATGGCCGCGCGCTTCAAGGACAAGGTCGATGATTGGGTGACCATCAACGAGCCGCTGGTGGTCGCCATCTCGGGCTACATCGCAGGGGTTCACCCGCCGGGCGCCGTCGGCCAAACGGCGCGCGCCTTCAAGGTCGCGCAGATTCAAGCGCGCGCCCACGCTCGCGCCTACGACGCGATTCATCGGGTGGATACCGTGTCGGCCGCGGGGCCGGACGCGGGCGGCGTGGCGGCCAGGGTGTCGGTGGCGGCGCACCTGCGCACGTTCCACGCGGAGAACCCCGACAATGCCGAGGACGTGAGCGCCGCCAAGCGCATCGAGTACGTGTGGAACCGCTGGTTCCTCGACGCCATCGTCAAGGGCGACTGGGACGATGACTTCGACGGCAAGCTCGATGGCCCGAACGACAAGCGCGCCGACCCCGAGCTCGTGCGGCGCGCCGATTACATCGGCATCAATTACTATTCGGACACCTTGGTGAGCACCACCGGGAGCCCCAAGATCCCGGGGCTCGACGTGGCGCTGAGCGAGGCCAATCTGAACACCGGGCGCGCGAAGACCGATGTTCGATGGGATATCTACCCCGAGGGCCTCCGCACGGTGCTGCTGGCGGCGAAAGATTACGGCTTGCCTCTGCTGATCACGGAGAACGGGCTGGCCGACGCGTCCGACAAGAACCGACCGCGCTTTCTGGCCGAGCATATCTACCAGGCCGGTTGGGCGATGCAGCAAGGCGTTCCGCTGCTCGGCTATTTTCATTGGTCGCTGGTCGATAATTTCGAATGGGAATCGGGATATTGCCCCAAGTTCGGTCTGTTCTCGTACGATCCCAACACGGGCGCGCGCACCGCCCGTCCGAGCGCCTCGGCGTACCGGGGAATCATCACCGCCGGCAAGCTGCGGCGCGAGACGCTGGCTTCGTTTCCGGCGTACGCTACGCCTACATTCTGCGAGTAGCTTTGCGCGTCCCCTTGACGCGATGCACATCCGGATGGTAGCCAACTGAATCGCGATTCAGTTTTGGCCACCGCCCTCCCACTTCTGGGGGGTTAGGCCATTGGGCTAATGGTTGAGGTTGTTAGGAGGCGAGCGATGGCTGTGGACATCAAAAAGCTGTTCAACGAAGAACTCCCTGCAGCGCTGGCGAAGAACGCGGCGGACGCGAAGACCATCGGCGCAAAATACCAAATCAACGTGACCGGCGAGGGCGAGTGGAACATCGACGTTTCGGACACCGGCCCTGCGTGTAAGGCCGGCAGCGGAGCGGCCGACTGCACGATCACGATCGCCTCCGAAGATTTTCAGAAGCTCATCGAGAATCCGCAAGCGAACGGCATGCAGCTCTTTTTCGGGGGCAAGCTCAAGGTGGCCGGCAATCAAATGCTCGCCATGAAGCTCCAGAAGCTCTTTAGCTACAAGTGATCGATCGAGGGGGGCGAGCACGATGAGCAAGATTTCGGGCGAAGAATCGGGCGCACGTCCGTCCCCGCTTTCGGGCATCAAGATCCTCGATCTGAGCCGGCTGCTCCCGGGACCGTTCGCATCGTTGGTGCTGGCGGATCTCGGGGCCCAGGTCGACAAGATCGAAGATCCCGGGGGTGGCGATTACCTGCGGCACATGCCGCCGGCGGTGGCAGGCGAAGGCGGCACGCAGTCGGGCCTCTTTCTCGCCATCAATCGAAACAAGCGGAGTGCGGTCCTCGACCTCAAAAAGCCCGAGGGGAGGGACGCGCTCCTGCGCCTCGTCGAGTCCTACGACGTGGTGCTCGAGCAGTTTCGCCCGGGTGTGATGGACCGCCTCGGGCTGCCCCACGCGCTCTTGCGCGAGCGCAACCCGCGCCTGGTGGTGTGCGCGCTCACCGGCTACGGGCAAACGGGCCCGCTCCGTCTGCGTGCGGGCCACGATATCAACTACCTCGCCCGCTCCGGCGTGCTCGGTTTCCAAGGCCCGCCCGGCGCTCCACCGGCGGTCATGGGCTTTCAGCTGGCCGACATCGGTGGCGCCCTCTGGAGCGTGATCGGCATCCTGGCCGCGCTCTCGGCCCGTGCGAGCACGGGGCAGGGGAGCGTCGTCGACGTGTCGATGCTCGAAGCGAGCATGGGGTTCGCCGCGTCGAGCTTCGGGCAGATGCTCGCGGGCCTGATGCCTCAGCGCGGCAACGAAACCTTGTCCGGCGCCGTGGCACCCTACGGCACCTACGAGACGAAAGACGGGCGCTATGTCACGCTCGGCGCGCTGGAGCCCAAGTTCCTGATGGCGTTTGCCGCCGGCGTGCAGGTCGAGATCGATCTGGGGGCCTTGATGCCGGGGCCGCACCAAGAGGGGCTCAAGGCGAAGTTCCGCGAGATCTTCCTGAGCCGCACCTTGGCCGAGTGGATCGACTTCGGCAGCCGCGTCGATTGCTGCCTCGAGCCGGTGCTGCTCCCCGAGGAGCTCGCGAGTGATCCGCAGCTCGCCGCGCGACGGGTGTTCTTCGAGCTGCCCTCGCCGTGGGGGAATCTCCTGCAGTTCCGGTTGCCGGTGACCGCGCCCGATGCGCAGCACCGTCCGCCGCCGCATCAGGGCGAGCATACGCGCGCCGTCTTGCGCGAAGGTGGCTTCTCCGACGCGGAGATCGAGGCGCTGCACGCGAAGGGCGTGGCCGTTACTCCGTAGAACGCGCCGTTCGCGCCTGGGCGTAGAGGTCGTCCGCGCTCCGGGGCGTAGAGGTCGTCCGCGCTTGGGCGTAGGGGTCGTCCGCGCTCCGGGGCGTAGAGGTCGTCCGCGCTTGGGCGTAGGGGTCGTCCGCGCGGTCAGGTTTTGGGCGGCGGTTTACTCTTTTTTGCCGCCGTTACCCGGCGGAATTCGTCGATGAACTCCCAGTCGGCGATGAGCCCTTTTCGCATCAGGAGCGACAGGAGCGCCGCGAACAGAGGCTCCCAGCGAAGATCCTCCCCGAGCACCGCCCGCGCATCGGCGCCTTCCGCCCGCGCGCGAAGGGCGCGAATCAAGTCGCGCGCCGTCAAGCCCTCCGAAAGATCGGCGCCCGCCGGCCCTCCCGCCCCGCCTCGCCGCCGCGCGATCCGCGCGGGCAACTGCAAGGTCGTCCCGTCGAGCAGCGTGATCTCGACCATCGGCGGCCGACGCCACTCCGTGTTGACATAAATTTCGCGCGCCTCGATCTCCGGATCCACATCGGGGCTGTCCACCGAGGGGCGCTCCGTCGAGGGCCGCTCCTCCCCCGACAGCCGCTCCCCGCTCGACGGCCGCTCCGGCACCGAGGCACGATCGACGGAAGCACGGTCCACCGAGGCACGGTCGACGGAAGCACGGTCCACCGAGGCGCGATCGACGGACGCCCGGTCCACCGAGGCGCGATCGACGGACGCCCGATCCACAGACGCACGGTCGACCGACGCGCGGTCGACGGACGCCCGATCCGCCGAGGCACGATCGACGGAAGCCCTCTCCCCCTCGGGCGCCGGCGCCGGCACCGTTGCCGGCAACGACGAGGGCGCCGGTCGAGCAGCCTCTTCCGACACGGAGCTGCGCTCCGCGACCGGAACCCGCTGCGCAGCACCACGCGACCTTCGCGGGAGCGAGGCGGACGGCCCCGCCGCAGACGGCCCCGCCGCGGACGGCCCCGCCGCGGACGGCCCCGCCGCCGACGGCAAGGTCGCCGTGAGAGGCCGCGCCTCCGAGGTCACGGTGGGAGGCGTCCCACGCACCCCTCGGGCGGCGATCCCCTCGGGGTTCGTCGGGGGCGGCGGCGGAATGGGCCGCGGCGTCTCGCGCTCGGACGTCTCGGGTCCGGCGCCGTAGTAGACGCGGATGGCGCTGCGAATGTCGGTGGGCGAGCCGATCATCGGCCGGGCGGGCAACCCTGCGGAGCGCGCCACTTCGTCGAGCGCGGTGTCGTTGGTGGGGTCGGCCATCGCCACGTAGAGCGTGTCTTGCCGCTTCACCCGCCGCACGAAGATGGGCACCAGGCAATAGCGGTCCGCGAGCTCGTGCGGCACCAAATTGAGAAGCTGGCGCGAGAAGTCCACGTGGTAGAGTGAGACCCACGGCACGCTCAACTGCTGCCCCAACGTTTGCGTGAGCTGCGTCTCGGTCACGAGCCCCCGCGCCACCAAAAGCTCGCCCAGCCGCTGACCGGGCGCGCGAGGGAGCTTCAAAGCCTCCTCGAGTTGTTCCTCGCTGAGGATTTTCGATGAAACGAGCAGCTCTCCGATGCGCAAACGGGCCACGACGACCGCATCGTACGCACGATGAGCTAAGGTGGCCGAATTTTCGGTGAAGCACGGGCTCCGAATCTCTCGCCCAAGCCGTTCGTCTTGGTGTTAGAACGGGCGAGCCAGCCCATGGACGTGTCGCACCGTCACATCGCCCGCTGGGATCTCGACAAGACGTATCTTCGGACCGAGTTCGACACATTGCGGGATCTCGTGCGCACCGCGCTCGAGCGCCCCGACGAGAAACGAACCAACCCGGGCGCGGCGACTCTGCTGCGCGAAATGGTGCGCGCGGGGATCTCCGTGCACATCCTCTCCGGCTCCCCCGAACAGATGCGACGGCGCCTCGAGGACAAGCTCCGCCTCGACGGGATTACCTGGGACAGCTTCACCCTCAAGCCCAATCTCAAAAACGTCCTGAAGCTCCGCTTCCGCGCCCTGCGCGACCAACTGGGCTACAAGCTCCCGGCGCTCCTTCAGGCGCGCGCCCACTCGAAGCTCGAGCCGGCCTGTTGCGAGACCCTCTTCGGCGACGACGCCGAGGCCGACGCCTTCGTGTACTCGCTCTACGCGGACATCGTCTCCGGCCACGTCAGCACCGAGACCCTCCTCGAGATTTGCGAGCGCGGGCGCGTCTACCCCGACGTCATCGACCGGGTCATGCACGACGCCGCCTTGCTCACCACGGGCGAGGCCGTCGAGCGCATCTTGATCCACCTGGAGCGGCAGACCCCGCCGGACGATTTCCACGTCTACGGGACCCGCGCCGTTCCCTTCTACAATTACTTGCAAGCTGCATTCGTCGTGCACGAGGACGGCAGGCTCCCGGCCGACGCCGTCCTTCGCGTGGGGGTGGAGCTGGTGGTGCAGCACCGCTTCGACGGCGACGCGCTCGCGCGCAGCTACCTCGAGCTCGCCCGCCGCGGCCACCTTCGCGGGACCCGCGTGGACGACCTGTCAACGGCGTTCGAGCGCTACGACGACCGCTTGCCCGGTCATGCAGAGCTCCGCCGCATGATCGAGCGACTTCCGCAGGCGGCAAATGCGGCGCGTACCAGCTGGCGGGGCCAGGATCAGAGGCTTCCGGACTACCTGGCGCTGGTGGCGCACCATAACCCACGCCGTCGCGGTCGCTAAAAGGTGCGAGACGTGCGGACTCCGTGGTGTTAGCGTGTCCGATGGCACCCCGACCTGTCGGCGGGGATGTTATCGGCCTAGCGTGGATTCGTGATGAGGGGCCATCGTGGATAGTGATCTAGCGGACGCGGTAGAAGGGCTTAAAGCCATATTTCAGAGGCGAAAAATCGAAGCGGTCTTCGGAAAAGCGCCTCCGGAACTCGTTGATTCCTTGAAGAAGCAGTTCCGTGTTCCCTCTCGGTATCGGAATTTTCTTCTGGCGGCGAACCCGTCGAAAGTCGAGACGGTTACGCCCGTGGAGCGCATCCGGCTCCTTCCGGCGGAAGAAATTGCCAAGTCGCAGCCGACCGAGAATTGGAAGCCGTCGTGGGTGGTGATCGGAGAGAGCGCGCTGCTCAGCGATCCCTATTTCCTCGACGTCTCCAAGCCTGATCCGGAGGGAGACTGCCCGGTCTATACGGCGATGAGCGGTCAGGACAAGTGGAACCCCACCTTGGCCGCCTCCAGCTTCGCCCAATTTTTGCGCATCATCTCGACCGCGATGGAAATCGCCGCCGGCTTCGGCGACGCCATCATGGACGACGAAGACGAAGACAGCTTCCGCGAAGCCCTTGGCCCCAAGGTCAAGGTGATCGACGCGGCGGCGCTTCGCGCGGGCCACTGGACTTGATGTAAGGACCCCTCAGGGCGCCTTTTTTGCTGGAGACCGCGTGGAAACCGCGTACGCGAAGAGCAACTACCGAGCGCCCGAGATCGCGCATCGGTACGGGCCCAATGTTCACCTGCTCGATGATCCGCTGTCGCTGACACAACTCGCGCGCCTCTGTGCGCGCGAGACGGGTCAACCGCATGTGGGCCGGCTGGTGCGGACGCTGTACGAGCGGCTGAGCGAGGTGGTGCTGGCCGCCGAGTTCCCGCGGGTCCGCATCGATGTGCCCACGCGCATGGTGTCGTCATCGCCCTCGGCGGTGTACCGCGGTGTTGCCATCGGGCCATCGACGAAGGCCGTGAGCGTGGGGATCGCGCGCGCGGGCACCATGCCGTCGCAGGTCGTCTACGATCTGCTGAACGAGGTGCTCGATCCGCAGGGCGTGCGGCAAGACCACCTCTTCATGTCGCGCACCACCGACAACGACGGTCGTGTGACCGGCGCCTCCTGGCACGACGCGAAGATCGGCGGCGACGTCGATGGCCGCATCATCGTCATCCCCGATCCCATGGGGGCGACGGGCAGCTCGGTGGCGAGCGCCATCTCGCACTACAAGACCAAAATCGGCGGCACGCCGGCCAAGTGCATCACCATGCACCTGATGGTGACCCCGGAGTACGTCAAGCGCGTGCTCAGCGTGCACCCCGACACCATCATCTACGCCCTCCGCCTCGATCGCGGTCTATCCCCACCGGAGGTGCTCGAGACCGTCCCCGGCACACGCTGGGACGAGGAGCGCGGCCTCGACGAGCACCAGTACATCGTGCCCGGCGCCGGCGGCGTGGGTGAGCTGCTCAACAACGCGTGGGTCTGACCCGAGGCACCATCCCCGGCGACGGACGCCATTCCGGTGACGGTGGCTGTCGCCGGTAGCCGACGGCAGGCGCAGGCGATCACCGTCCCGCCACGGGAACCCCCGCGTCGCCCACCGCGCAGACGACGCTGGTCTCCACGGTGGAGGACGAGGTGTCGCCGCCCATCGTGCGCAGGGGATCGAGCGAGCTGGTGATCGCCCGCTCGACGGCGCGCTCGGCTTGTCCGCTCAGCAGCGGACCGGCAGGGGCCTCCGACGCGCGAAAGCGAATGTGCGCGGCGTTGGCGTCGTTGTCGGGGAAGTCGATGGCGATGTCGATCCGCAACGTCGTGACCGTGGTGCGGCCGAGTTGCCCGGGCGTGCGCGCCAGCATGCCGCAGAAGTCGGGCGACCCGTTGCCGCCGTAGGGACCGATCGCCAGCGCGATCCATGCGCCTACATCGATCACGTCGCGATCTCCCGCCGGCGCGATGACGCGCGCGCACCGATCGCGCACCGGGTCGGCGAGCTCCCCGGCCGCGCACGAACGCAGGCGCGCGCAGCGCTTTTCATCTGTGTTCCAGCGCCAGCCGCGCGGGCAAATGGCGGCGAGGGGCAGGCATCGCAGCGCTTGACCCGAGGCCACGAGCGACGCGTCGGGCGCGCAGGTAAAGGTCGAATCGTCCTCGGTCCCGATGCCTTGCGCGCGCGCCAAGGAGCGCATGGCGCCTGGCGGTAGGCAGCTCCCCGAGTCGAGATCGAGCACATTGTCGGGCGGGCAGGCCCGCATGGCACATCCTTGCGGCTCCATCGTCGCCCCCGGACCGCAATAGCTCGTCGCCTCTTGAAACGAGGCGCACGCCGGCCCGGTCGCAAATCGACCCGAGCGGCACCGGCAGGTTCCATCGCGCCCTGCAACGGCGTCACGCG contains these protein-coding regions:
- a CDS encoding SMI1/KNR4 family protein — its product is MKKQFRVPSRYRNFLLAANPSKVETVTPVERIRLLPAEEIAKSQPTENWKPSWVVIGESALLSDPYFLDVSKPDPEGDCPVYTAMSGQDKWNPTLAASSFAQFLRIISTAMEIAAGFGDAIMDDEDEDSFREALGPKVKVIDAAALRAGHWT
- a CDS encoding uracil phosphoribosyltransferase translates to METAYAKSNYRAPEIAHRYGPNVHLLDDPLSLTQLARLCARETGQPHVGRLVRTLYERLSEVVLAAEFPRVRIDVPTRMVSSSPSAVYRGVAIGPSTKAVSVGIARAGTMPSQVVYDLLNEVLDPQGVRQDHLFMSRTTDNDGRVTGASWHDAKIGGDVDGRIIVIPDPMGATGSSVASAISHYKTKIGGTPAKCITMHLMVTPEYVKRVLSVHPDTIIYALRLDRGLSPPEVLETVPGTRWDEERGLDEHQYIVPGAGGVGELLNNAWV
- a CDS encoding SDR family NAD(P)-dependent oxidoreductase, which produces MGLLDGKVAIITGAGGGIGRAHALLFAHEGAKVVVNDVGGARDGSGEDSGAAALVAQEIEHAGGKAVAHTESVTEASGAQSLVRAAVEAFGRADILVNNAGILRDKTFLKMDEAMWDSVVSVHLKGSFLVSQAFAKQAVAQGEGGRIVNTTSVSGMLGNFGQANYAAAKAGIYGLTRTMSIELQKQRITVNALAPIAKTRMTEDLPMFQGVDTMTADHIAPAALFLASDLCGDRTGYVLAVAGARMYAFKVVETAGRFKDGDGGIWSAQEIADHWDAIVKG
- a CDS encoding glycoside hydrolase family 1 protein, which gives rise to MMPRWGRSLPIFVFTSSLGLALLPAAAGCDKTNPDDFQPPVRDAQARDTGSDAGEVGPEEVTFPQGFLWGSATSAFQTEKGIAHADWSKWVTQDPPKIKRGEKPDVGGPDSLNHIDDDVRALKESGQNAYRFSIEWARIYPTRESFDKDLPDGNALAVYDGLLTKLRAAGITPLVTLVHFSLPDYLATAGQTGWEDPSAVALFTTYAERMAARFKDKVDDWVTINEPLVVAISGYIAGVHPPGAVGQTARAFKVAQIQARAHARAYDAIHRVDTVSAAGPDAGGVAARVSVAAHLRTFHAENPDNAEDVSAAKRIEYVWNRWFLDAIVKGDWDDDFDGKLDGPNDKRADPELVRRADYIGINYYSDTLVSTTGSPKIPGLDVALSEANLNTGRAKTDVRWDIYPEGLRTVLLAAKDYGLPLLITENGLADASDKNRPRFLAEHIYQAGWAMQQGVPLLGYFHWSLVDNFEWESGYCPKFGLFSYDPNTGARTARPSASAYRGIITAGKLRRETLASFPAYATPTFCE
- a CDS encoding CoA transferase produces the protein MSKISGEESGARPSPLSGIKILDLSRLLPGPFASLVLADLGAQVDKIEDPGGGDYLRHMPPAVAGEGGTQSGLFLAINRNKRSAVLDLKKPEGRDALLRLVESYDVVLEQFRPGVMDRLGLPHALLRERNPRLVVCALTGYGQTGPLRLRAGHDINYLARSGVLGFQGPPGAPPAVMGFQLADIGGALWSVIGILAALSARASTGQGSVVDVSMLEASMGFAASSFGQMLAGLMPQRGNETLSGAVAPYGTYETKDGRYVTLGALEPKFLMAFAAGVQVEIDLGALMPGPHQEGLKAKFREIFLSRTLAEWIDFGSRVDCCLEPVLLPEELASDPQLAARRVFFELPSPWGNLLQFRLPVTAPDAQHRPPPHQGEHTRAVLREGGFSDAEIEALHAKGVAVTP
- a CDS encoding SCP2 sterol-binding domain-containing protein, translating into MAVDIKKLFNEELPAALAKNAADAKTIGAKYQINVTGEGEWNIDVSDTGPACKAGSGAADCTITIASEDFQKLIENPQANGMQLFFGGKLKVAGNQMLAMKLQKLFSYK